The Flavobacterium praedii genome window below encodes:
- the gldN gene encoding gliding motility protein GldN translates to MKTKNLVAVVAFVAGSFASFAQSNLLNAKTPDQIGVKTKSQVSLDNDKPLAYGYVDDRDILMGKTTWEIVDLSERFNFPLYFPIDSVNIGKDRRSLFDVLIKGIKTNKITEVYTDDYFNTKRTFKDMSSSFTYIDTTDAGKEIINANRDAYFPKETVTYKTVKGKREKVIIPAAAGQVLDPQFINKKELTAQDITGYKLKGYWYFDKRQSELKYRLLGICPIAPEAREVGNDNPDYIDLFWIFYPSVRDYLHGYLAFNEKNSSMPISFDRILDSRQFSGIIYKEENVYGDRLITEYVNENALNQLLESDRIKDKIRDFEHDMWNY, encoded by the coding sequence ATGAAAACTAAAAATTTAGTAGCTGTTGTAGCATTTGTTGCAGGAAGTTTTGCTTCATTCGCACAATCTAATTTGCTTAATGCTAAAACACCGGATCAAATAGGTGTAAAGACTAAATCTCAAGTGTCCCTTGATAATGATAAACCATTAGCTTATGGTTATGTTGATGATAGAGATATTTTAATGGGAAAAACAACTTGGGAGATTGTTGATTTGAGCGAACGTTTTAATTTTCCTCTTTATTTCCCTATTGATTCTGTTAATATAGGTAAAGACAGGAGATCTTTGTTTGATGTATTAATAAAAGGGATTAAAACAAATAAGATAACTGAAGTGTATACGGATGATTATTTTAATACTAAAAGAACCTTTAAGGATATGAGTAGTTCATTTACTTACATTGATACAACTGATGCTGGTAAAGAAATTATTAATGCGAATCGTGATGCTTATTTTCCGAAAGAAACTGTTACTTATAAAACTGTAAAAGGAAAAAGAGAGAAAGTTATTATTCCTGCAGCTGCTGGACAGGTTTTAGATCCTCAGTTTATTAATAAAAAGGAATTAACAGCTCAAGATATTACTGGATACAAATTGAAAGGATATTGGTATTTTGATAAACGTCAAAGTGAGTTGAAATATCGTTTGTTAGGAATTTGTCCTATTGCTCCTGAAGCTAGAGAAGTTGGTAATGACAATCCAGATTATATCGATTTGTTTTGGATATTTTATCCTTCTGTTCGAGATTATCTTCACGGTTATTTAGCATTTAATGAAAAAAATTCTTCTATGCCAATTTCTTTTGATAGGATTTTAGATTCACGACAATTTAGTGGTATTATTTACAAGGAAGAAAATGTTTATGGTGACCGTTTAATTACTGAATATGTAAATGAAAATGCATTGAATCAGTTATTAGAATCGGATAGAATTAAAGATAAAATTCGTGATTTTGAACACGATATGTGGAATTACTAA
- the gldM gene encoding gliding motility protein GldM: MAGGKLTPRQKMINLMYLVFIAMLALNMSKEVLSAFGLINERFETANGLAITSNEAILADLDMKAQDKPEQYKVPNEIGKKVAIASSTFYKYIESLKQGFTKDIEREKDGKLPYETMDNSSKLDESWFSGDGLSAKGKEVAAAIDTYKSTIVATLGNDPKFKDIVAEFNTKFNTGDVVDKEGVKKNNLDYNFKHFPLIASVAKLTATQNDVNTIENQILSRLTGATAVAAASMKNYTAIVIPEKSAFFSGEAVKGKIVLGRFDKSTVPTKVVVNGSNLNLGSALHDGQVDFSFGAGNVGEHDINGNFTFMEDGKPVAIPIIGNYVVVPKPNSATISADKMNVVYRGVTNPMTISFAGISADKVSASAPGLSSAGKAGAYNMNPGQGSEVVINVTGTLPDGSKVSDKKTYRIKGIPPPVGAIGGEMGVVKGAKSRLEVSQVSAKLPDFDFDVKLNVVGFTLKVAGQAAVIVSGDRVNAQCKTALARATRGDQVTISDIKTKLVGSDIMLSRTAVVIYEIQ; this comes from the coding sequence ATGGCAGGAGGAAAACTAACCCCTAGACAGAAGATGATTAACCTTATGTATTTGGTTTTCATTGCAATGTTAGCATTAAATATGTCCAAAGAAGTATTATCAGCTTTTGGATTAATAAACGAAAGATTTGAAACTGCAAATGGTTTGGCTATAACATCAAATGAGGCTATTTTAGCAGATTTGGATATGAAAGCTCAAGACAAACCAGAGCAATATAAAGTTCCTAATGAAATCGGAAAAAAAGTAGCTATTGCATCGTCTACTTTTTACAAGTATATTGAATCTCTTAAACAAGGTTTTACTAAAGATATTGAAAGAGAAAAAGACGGTAAATTGCCATACGAGACTATGGATAATTCATCAAAATTAGATGAATCTTGGTTTAGTGGTGATGGATTATCAGCAAAAGGTAAAGAAGTAGCAGCTGCTATTGATACTTACAAATCTACTATAGTAGCTACTTTAGGAAATGATCCTAAGTTTAAAGATATTGTAGCTGAATTTAATACTAAATTTAATACTGGTGATGTTGTAGATAAAGAGGGTGTAAAGAAAAATAATTTAGATTATAATTTTAAACATTTTCCTTTAATAGCGTCAGTTGCTAAATTAACAGCTACTCAAAATGATGTTAATACTATCGAAAATCAAATTTTAAGCAGATTAACTGGTGCAACTGCTGTAGCTGCAGCATCTATGAAAAATTATACTGCTATTGTAATTCCTGAGAAATCAGCTTTCTTTTCTGGTGAAGCGGTAAAGGGAAAAATTGTACTAGGTCGTTTTGATAAATCTACAGTACCTACAAAAGTTGTGGTGAACGGTAGTAATCTTAATCTTGGATCTGCGCTACATGATGGTCAAGTTGATTTTAGTTTTGGTGCCGGTAATGTTGGTGAACATGATATTAATGGTAATTTTACTTTTATGGAAGATGGTAAACCTGTTGCGATTCCAATTATTGGTAATTATGTAGTAGTACCTAAACCAAATTCTGCTACAATTTCTGCTGATAAAATGAATGTTGTATACAGAGGAGTTACTAATCCTATGACTATTTCTTTTGCTGGTATTTCAGCTGACAAAGTTAGTGCTTCTGCACCTGGATTAAGTTCTGCAGGTAAAGCTGGAGCTTACAATATGAATCCTGGTCAGGGATCTGAAGTAGTTATCAATGTGACTGGAACTTTGCCTGATGGATCTAAAGTTTCTGATAAAAAGACCTATAGAATCAAAGGTATACCACCTCCAGTTGGAGCTATTGGTGGAGAAATGGGAGTTGTAAAAGGAGCGAAATCTCGTTTGGAAGTTTCTCAAGTTTCAGCAAAATTACCTGATTTTGATTTTGATGTAAAATTAAATGTAGTTGGGTTTACGTTAAAAGTTGCTGGACAAGCTGCTGTAATAGTATCTGGAGATAGAGTTAATGCTCAATGTAAAACTGCTTTAGCAAGAGCAACAAGAGGTGACCAAGTAACGATTTCAGATATTAAAACTAAATTAGTTGGTTCGGATATCATGCTTTCAAGAACTGCCGTAGTAATTTACGAAATACAATAA